The following is a genomic window from Stenotrophomonas maltophilia.
GCGCGGATTCTAGCACCCGTCCGGCCATCGGCATCACCGCCGGCAACCTGTTCAGGTAGCGCCGGGCCGTGCCCGGCGAGCGCAGCGGCCGTGGTCCGCCGGGCATGGCCCGGCGCTACCCATCGTACGGAATTCAGAATTCCAGGTTATCGATCAGCCGGGTCGTGCCCAGGCGTGCGGCGATCAGGGCCACGCGGCCACCGCCGTCAAAGCTCGGCTCGGCCAGATCCGGCGTGCGCAGCACCGCGTAGTCGACCTGGAAACCGGCGGCCTGCAGTGCCGCCGTGGCGTCCGCTTCGATCTGCGCGCGCGTGTGCCCGGCCACGTAGCCTTCGCGCATGCCCAGCAGGGTGCGGTGAATGGCGGTCGCGTGCGGGCGCTGCTCGGCACTCAGGTACTGGTTGCGCGAGCTCTTGGCCAGGCCATCCTCGTCGCGCACGATCTCGGCGCCGACGATCTGGACCGGGAACGACAGCTCGGCCACCATCTGCTTGATGACGGCCAGCTGCTGGTAATCCTTGCGCCCGAACACGGCTACGTCCGGCTGCACCTGCAGGAACAGACGCGCCACCACCGTGCACACGCCATCGAAATGGCCTGGGCGACTGGCACCCTCCAGCACTTCGCTGACACCTGGCGCGTGCATCTGCGTGGTCTTGTCCACGCCCAGCGGGTACATCGCCTCGACGCTTGGCAGCCACACGGCATCGCAGCCGACCTGCTCCAGCCCGGCCACGTCGGCCTCGGGCGTGCGCGGGTAGCGACTGAAATCCTCGTTCGGCCCGAACTGGGTCGGGTTGACGAAGATGCTCGCCACCACCCTGTCGGCGTACTGGCGGGCCAGGGTCACCAGCGAATGGTGCCCCCCATGCAGGTTGCCCATGGTCGGCACCAGCGCCACGCGCAGGCCCTGCTGCTTCCACTGCGCAATCTGCTCGCGCAGTGCGCCAAGCTCGTTGAAGGTCTGGATCATTGGGCGTAGGCGTGCTGTTCGTCGGGGAAGCTGCCGTCGCGCACGGCGTCGGCAAAGGCGCGGGTGGCACCGGCCACCGAACCACCTTCGGCCAGGAAGTCCTTGACGAACTTCGGGCGGCGATGGCCGCTGTCCAGGCCAAGGAAATCGTGCAGCACCAGCACCTGGCCATCGCAGTGCGGGCCGGCACCGATGCCGATGGTCGGCACATCCACCGCGGCAGTGACTTCAGCCGCCACCGGCGTCGGCACGCATTCGAGCACCATGATGCTGGCGCCCGCTGCGGCCACGGCCCGGGCATCTTCCACCAGCTGGCGCGCGGCATCGCCACGGCCCTGGATCTTGAAGCCACCCAGGCGCAGCACCGACTGCGGGGTCAGGCCCAGGTGCGCGCAGACTGGAATCTCGCGTTCGACCAGGTAGCGGATGATGTCGACCTTGAAACCGGCACCTTCGATCTTGACCATCTCGGCGCCGGCCTGCAGCAGCTGCAGCGAAGCATCCAGCGCGCGTTCCGGGGTGGCATCGGCACCGAACGGCAGGTCGGCCACCAGCAGCGCACGCTGCAGCACGCGGGCCACGGCGCGGGTGTGGTAGACCATGTCGGCCACGGTCACCGGAAGGGTCGAGTCATGACCCTGCACGACCATGCCCAGCGAATCGCCGATCAGGATCAGATCAACGCCATTGGCGTCGAAAGTGCGGGCGAAGCCGGCGTCGTAGGCGGTCAACATGACCAGCTTCTGGCCATTGCGCTTGGCCTCGGCCAGGGCGGGAACGGTCCAGGGCTTGCTGTCTGCGTGGGTGCTCATGTGTTGATAACCGGGGGAGATAACCCGGGCATTATCACCCTATCGGCGCGATCCCGCAGGCATCGACCCGCATCACTGCATCCTGCACGCGGCCATGGCCAGGAATTTTCAGTTCCGGCCCGATTTCGGCCAACGGCACCAGCACGAAAGCACGCTCGTGCAGGTACGGATGCGGCACCTTCAGATCGGGCAGGTCCAATACCTGCTCGCCGTACAGCAGCAGGTCCAGGTCCAGCGCTCGCGGCCCCCAATGCACCGCCGGATCGCGGACGCGACCGAACTGCCGCTCCAGCCCGAGCATGGCCTGCAACAACTCGAGTGCAGGCAGATCGGTGAGCACCGCCGCCACGGCGTTGACGAACGGCGGCTGGTCCTCATTGCCCCAGGCCGGGGTGGCATACAGGCGTGACGCCTGCAGCAGCCGCGTTTCAGGCAGCTCGTCCAGCGCGGCGATGGCCGCGCGGACGGTGTGGGCGGCGTCGCCAAGATTGGCGCCCAGCCCGATCCAGGCACGGGTCATGGCTTACTCGGCAGCGCTGCCCGCCGGACCGCCCGGGCGGCGACGGCGACGGCGACGCTTGCGCGGCGCCCCACCGTCCTCATCGCCGCCTTCGCTGTGCATGGCATCGAGCGACGACTCCAGCTCATGGCCCGATTGCGCCTGTGCCTCGCGCCAGAACGCGACATCCGCTTCGTGCTCGGCCGAGGCCACCTGGCGCAGGGCCAGGAAGTCGAACGCGGCACGGAAACGCGGATGGGTCAGCGTGCGGAACACGCGCTTGCGCTGGCGCGAGCCGAAGCGCGACTGCAGCAGCCAGATTTCCTGCATCGGCAGCGAGAAGCGGCGTGGCAGTGCGATGGTGCTCAGCTGCTGCACGGTGACGCGGTCGGCAGCACGACGCTGCGCCTCTTCCGGTGCCACGCCCTGCTTGAGCAGGGTCGCCTGCGCACGGCAGAACGCCGGCCACAACAGCAGGGCGAACAGGAACGCCGGCGACACCGGCTCATCATTGGCCACGCGCGCATCGGTGTTGGCCAGGCCTTCCACCAGCATGCGCCGCAGAGCGCCGGTGCGGTTCGATTTCAGTGCCTTGGCGCTTTCCGGGAACAGCACGTCGAGCAGGCCATAGCGCTCCAGGCCCTCGAAGCTGGCCACGCCGTGCCCGGACAGGAACAGCTTGAGCACTTCCTCGAACAGCCGCGCCGGGGCCGCTTCGTTGAGCAGGCCAGCCAGATGCGGGATCGGCGCAGCCGTGCCCTCTTCGATCTGGAAGCCCAGCTTGGCCGCAAGACGCACCGCGCGCAGCATGCGCACCGGATCTTCGCGGTAACGCTGCTCGGGGTCGCCGATCAGCTTCATCAGGCGTGCCTGCACGTCTTCGAAACCGCCGGTGTAGTCACGCACCGAGAAGTCTTCGATGGCGTAATACAGGGCGTTGCAGGTGAAGTCACGGCGTACGGCGTCGTCTTCGATGGTGCCGTACACGTTGTCGCGCACCAGCATGCCGTTTTCCATCTCGCGGTCGCCGCTGCCGTCATCGCTGTTGGCGCGGAAGGTGGCGACTTCGATGATTTCGCGGCCGAACACCACATGGGCCAGGCGGAAGCGTCGGCCGATCAGGCGGCAGTTGCGGAACAGCTGCTTGACCTGTTCGGGCGTGGCGTCGGTGGCCACGTCGAAATCCTTGGGTTGGCCATTGACCAGCAGATCGCGCACCGCGCCGCCGACAAGGTAGGCACCGAAGCCGGCATCGCGCAGGCGGTAGAGCACGCGCAGGGCATTCGGGCTGATCTCCTTGCGGGAGATGGTGTGCTGGTCGCGCGGGATGACGCGCAGGCTGAACGGTGATGTCGCAGGGGAAATGATGTTGGCGCTTCCGGTTGAAGTTTCGGGATTGCCCAATGGCATCGAGGTGCATATACTAGCGCTCCTGCCTCGGCAGCGACACCAGTTACGCTCCCTTCGTCTAGTGGTTAGGACGTGGCCCTCTCAAGGCTAAAACAGGGGTTCGAGTCCCCTAGGGAGCGCCAGTCGCCGCAGCAGGAACCGAAAAAGCCCGCCTTGTGCGGGCTTTTCTGTTTTCCGGGGTTTGCAATGGCATTGATCGGCTTGGTTGCTTTGGCGCCTGCCTGCAATCGGCTTGAGCCGGTGGGGTCACCCAGGGCAGGACACGCCGTGAACCCATCCATGGGCTTTTGCGCGTCCTGGAGAGGGCGGCCTGCCCCCTCACACTCTGGACAAGCAGGCGCCGACGGAATGCAACCGAAGCCAGGCGCCGTCAGCCTTCCATCTGCTCCAGCTCCTTGCCCTTGGTCTCGCGCACGTAGCGGACCACGAAGAAGACCGAGAGGATGGCCGCAACCGCGTAGATGCCATACGCGCCGGCCAGGCCGATGCCGGCCAGCAGCATCGGGAAGGTCACGGTGATCGCGAAGTTCGAGGTCCACTGCGCCGCGCCGGCCACCGCCAGCGCCGGGCCGCGGATCTGGTTGGGGAACATCTCGCCCAGCATCACCCACATCACCGGCCCCCAGGACATGTTGAAGAACACCACGTAGACATTGGCCGCCACCAGCGCCAACCGCCCCATGCCATCGGACAACTGCAGGCGGCCATCCACCAGGCTGCCGCTGGCAAATGCCACCACCATCAGCACCAGCGCCACCGACATGCCGACCGAGCCGACCCACAACAGCGGCTTGCGGCCGATGCGGTCGATCAGCACCACCGTCAGCAGGCAGGCGCCAATGCTCAGTGCGCCGGACAGCACGTTGATCAGCAGCGCGTCGCCTTCGGAGAATCCAACCGCCTGCCACAGCACCGCGCCGTAATAGAACACCACGTTGATGCCGACCAGCTGCTGGAACATCGCCAGGCCGATGCCCACCCACAGGATCGGACGCAGCTTGCCGGTGACCTTGTCGCGCAGGTCGGCAAAGCGTGGCTTGTGCTGGTCCTGGGCCAGGCTGGCCTCGATCTCGGCCTGCTTGGCCGCCGCTGCTACCTCGCCATACAGGCGCGACAGCACCGCCCTCGCCTGCGCCTGCCGGCCCTTCAGCACCAGGAAACGCGGGCTTTCCGGAATCACCAGCAGCAACAGCAGGAACAGTGCCGAGGGCAGCGCCTGCATCCAGAACATCCAACGCCAGGCTTCATGGCCCAGCCACAACGGCTCGGTGGACGCACCGGCGGCACGTGCCAGCAGGTAGTTGCTGAGGAAGGCGGCGAACAGGCCACAGATGATGGCCATCTGCTGCACCGTGGCCAGCCGTCCCCGATAGCGTGCCGAGGCGACTTCGGCAATGTAGGCCGGCGACATCACGCTGGCCGCACCCACCGCAAAGCCACCCAGCACGCGCGCGGCGATGAACAGCCAGGAGGCATGGGCGGCGCCGGCACCCAGCGCCGACACCAGGAACAGCAGTGCCGACACGATCAGCACGCCACGGCGGCCCAGCCGGTCACCCAGCCAACCGGCCAGGAATGCGCCGATCGCACAGCCCAGCAGCATCGAGGCGACTTCGAAGCCGAGCGCCGCCTCACTGGAATTGAACGCCTGGCGCAGGCCGTCGACCGTGCCGTTGATGACACCACTATCGAAACCGAACAGGAATCCACCGAGGGTGGCCACACAGCTGATGAGGACGATGAACGCAGTGTTCTCGCCGCCCTGGGAGGCGGTGCCGGGCTGGGCTTGGGACATGGACGATCCTGCTGGGAAGGGAAGGCGGCCACCTGCGGCGACCGGGCGTCCGCAGCGTCGCACAGGCCCCGCCCTGTCGCCAACGGGGGCGCAGCCGAGCCTGCCAGACGCCCGTTTTCCGCCCCGCGCCGACACCGGGGCCCAACCTGTTCTAGAATTGTCGGGTTCAGGAATCGATCCACCCCCAGCCCATGCCCTTTGTCGTCACCGAAAACTGCATCAAGTGCAAACACACCGATTGCGTGGAAGTGTGCCCCGTGGATTGCTTCCACGAAGGCCCGAACTTCCTGGTGATCGATCCGGATGAGTGCATCGACTGCACCCTGTGCGAGCCGGAGTGCCCGGTCAATGCGATCTTCCCGGAGGACGATGTCCCCGCCGGCCAGGAAGGCTTCGTGGCGCTCAACGCCGAGCTGTCTCGCGAGTGGCCGGTGTTGACTGTGCGCAAGGACCCGCCCGCCGATGCCGGCGAGTGGGATGGCAAGCCGGACAAGCTGAAGCTGCTGGAGCGCTGAGGCGCCAGCAACGGCAACGGCAACGAAAAAGGGCGCCGATGGCGCCCTTTTTTTCGGTAGCGCCGGGCCATGCCCGGCGGATCCTGGGCCGCGCTTCACGCTCGCCGGGCATGGCCCGGCGCTACCCAAGGCAGGCGCGGACCGCGATCCACACCCAGCCGGCTGGCCTTACTGCGCCAGCTTCGCCTTCAGCGCGGCGATCAGCTTCACCGGCGCTTCTGCAGTAGCCGGCAGGCCACGCGGGTCGACCGCGGAGATGTAGGCGCCGGCATCGACGGCGACCACGCGGACCAGGAAGTTGCTGCCTTCATAGGCCACATCGTACGAACCCAGCAACTGCGCGCGGCTGGCGATGGTCACGCCTTCCACGCCTTCCAGCGCGGTACCGACCTTGGCGAAGGCGTCATCCTTGCCACCGGCAATGGTGAAGCCGGTGTTGCCCACGGCCGGGGCCGCAGCAGCCGGGGCCGCCGGCTTGGTCGCCGATGCCAGGGTCGGCACCTTGTTGTCACCGGTGGTGGCCGGCAGGTTCAGGTCCGGCGGCACTTCCAGCGGACGCATTTCCGGGGCCAAGGCATAGTCGCCCTTGACGCCACGCTTGAAGCAGCCGGTGGTGCTGGCGGCGACGGCCACGGCAAGCAGGGCATAGGACAGGACGCGGACGGTGGAAACGGATTGACGCATGTGAATCTCCTGGATCAGACCAAGACGGGAAGTCAGTGGCTGGAAAGGGCTTCGAGGGCGGCGATGTCGCCGGCAAGATGAT
Proteins encoded in this region:
- the panC gene encoding pantoate--beta-alanine ligase is translated as MIQTFNELGALREQIAQWKQQGLRVALVPTMGNLHGGHHSLVTLARQYADRVVASIFVNPTQFGPNEDFSRYPRTPEADVAGLEQVGCDAVWLPSVEAMYPLGVDKTTQMHAPGVSEVLEGASRPGHFDGVCTVVARLFLQVQPDVAVFGRKDYQQLAVIKQMVAELSFPVQIVGAEIVRDEDGLAKSSRNQYLSAEQRPHATAIHRTLLGMREGYVAGHTRAQIEADATAALQAAGFQVDYAVLRTPDLAEPSFDGGGRVALIAARLGTTRLIDNLEF
- the panB gene encoding 3-methyl-2-oxobutanoate hydroxymethyltransferase; protein product: MSTHADSKPWTVPALAEAKRNGQKLVMLTAYDAGFARTFDANGVDLILIGDSLGMVVQGHDSTLPVTVADMVYHTRAVARVLQRALLVADLPFGADATPERALDASLQLLQAGAEMVKIEGAGFKVDIIRYLVEREIPVCAHLGLTPQSVLRLGGFKIQGRGDAARQLVEDARAVAAAGASIMVLECVPTPVAAEVTAAVDVPTIGIGAGPHCDGQVLVLHDFLGLDSGHRRPKFVKDFLAEGGSVAGATRAFADAVRDGSFPDEQHAYAQ
- the folK gene encoding 2-amino-4-hydroxy-6-hydroxymethyldihydropteridine diphosphokinase, translated to MTRAWIGLGANLGDAAHTVRAAIAALDELPETRLLQASRLYATPAWGNEDQPPFVNAVAAVLTDLPALELLQAMLGLERQFGRVRDPAVHWGPRALDLDLLLYGEQVLDLPDLKVPHPYLHERAFVLVPLAEIGPELKIPGHGRVQDAVMRVDACGIAPIG
- the pcnB gene encoding polynucleotide adenylyltransferase PcnB: MGNPETSTGSANIISPATSPFSLRVIPRDQHTISRKEISPNALRVLYRLRDAGFGAYLVGGAVRDLLVNGQPKDFDVATDATPEQVKQLFRNCRLIGRRFRLAHVVFGREIIEVATFRANSDDGSGDREMENGMLVRDNVYGTIEDDAVRRDFTCNALYYAIEDFSVRDYTGGFEDVQARLMKLIGDPEQRYREDPVRMLRAVRLAAKLGFQIEEGTAAPIPHLAGLLNEAAPARLFEEVLKLFLSGHGVASFEGLERYGLLDVLFPESAKALKSNRTGALRRMLVEGLANTDARVANDEPVSPAFLFALLLWPAFCRAQATLLKQGVAPEEAQRRAADRVTVQQLSTIALPRRFSLPMQEIWLLQSRFGSRQRKRVFRTLTHPRFRAAFDFLALRQVASAEHEADVAFWREAQAQSGHELESSLDAMHSEGGDEDGGAPRKRRRRRRRPGGPAGSAAE
- a CDS encoding sugar porter family MFS transporter, which codes for MSQAQPGTASQGGENTAFIVLISCVATLGGFLFGFDSGVINGTVDGLRQAFNSSEAALGFEVASMLLGCAIGAFLAGWLGDRLGRRGVLIVSALLFLVSALGAGAAHASWLFIAARVLGGFAVGAASVMSPAYIAEVASARYRGRLATVQQMAIICGLFAAFLSNYLLARAAGASTEPLWLGHEAWRWMFWMQALPSALFLLLLLVIPESPRFLVLKGRQAQARAVLSRLYGEVAAAAKQAEIEASLAQDQHKPRFADLRDKVTGKLRPILWVGIGLAMFQQLVGINVVFYYGAVLWQAVGFSEGDALLINVLSGALSIGACLLTVVLIDRIGRKPLLWVGSVGMSVALVLMVVAFASGSLVDGRLQLSDGMGRLALVAANVYVVFFNMSWGPVMWVMLGEMFPNQIRGPALAVAGAAQWTSNFAITVTFPMLLAGIGLAGAYGIYAVAAILSVFFVVRYVRETKGKELEQMEG
- the fdxA gene encoding ferredoxin FdxA, with the translated sequence MPFVVTENCIKCKHTDCVEVCPVDCFHEGPNFLVIDPDECIDCTLCEPECPVNAIFPEDDVPAGQEGFVALNAELSREWPVLTVRKDPPADAGEWDGKPDKLKLLER